TAAATCGGATGATTTTTGTTTTGATAATGAGTTGGGGGTACATAAGGTATTCCTGCATGACTTTGAAATTTCAGATCGTTTGGTAACCAATGCAGAATATTTAGAATTTATTGAAGCAGGAGGTTATGAAGATTTTAATCTATGGCATGATGAAGGCTGGAAATGGCTACAGGAAAACGAAATTGATAGCCCGTTGTATTGGCGACATATCAATGGAGGTTGGTTCGAGTTTACCTTAACCGGTTTAGAGGAAATTGATCCCAAACGTGCAGTAACCCACATCAGTTATTATGAAGCCTGGGCATATGCACATTGGAAAGGAATGCGTTTGCCAACGGAGTTTGAATGGGAAATTGCCAGTCAAAAAATGGAGTGGGGTCATCGTTGGGAATGGACGAATAGTGCTTATTTAGCCTATCCAAATTATAAAAAAGCAGAAGGGGCTATTGGAGAGTATAACGGGAAGTTTATGATCAACCAAATGGTTTTAAGAGGTGCATCTGTAGCAACGAGCCCGAATCATAGTCGCTATACATACCGTAATTTCTGGCATGCGGAAGGACAATCTCAATTTACAGGAATTCGCCTTGCGAAATAGCCTGAACTGGAACTTTAGACAATAACATAGATCTGTTTAAAAGAAATTGTTTTTTCTTCTAATTAGATCGTGATCTCGTATTAAGTTGGACTTTGAAATGGTAATCAAATTTACCGTTAAGTGAACTTAATATAAGAGATCAATATGAGGATTCATTTTATTGCGATTGGCGGAAGTGCTATGCATAATTTGGCTTTGGCCATGCATGATAAAGGTTATCATGTAACCGGGAGTGATGATGAGGTTTTTGAACCATCAAAAGGTAGGTTAAAACAAGCTGGAATTTTACCGGAGGCTTTTGGATGGTATCCTGAAAAAATAACCGAAGACATCGATGCAGTGATTTTGGGAATGCATGCGCGAGCGGATAATCCTGAATTGTTAAAAGCACAAGAATTAGGACTTTCGGTATACTCTTATCCGGAATTTATATACAATCAATCGGTAGATAAAAAGCGCGTAGTGATTGCCGGAAGTCATGGAAAGACTACGATTACTTCTATGATCTTACATGTGCTGAATTATTATAATCTGGATTTTGATTACATGGTAGGGGCGCAACTGGAAGGCTTTGACCGAATGGTGAAGTTGACTAAACAAGCTCCGATTATCATTTTAGAAGGGGATGAGTATTTATCATCACCTATAGACCGCAGACCTAAATTTATTTGGTACAAACCGCAGATTGCTTTGATTTCAGGAATTGCCTGGGATCATATCAATGTATTTCCAACTTTTGAAAATTATGTGTCTCAATTCTCGGATTTTGTAAAAACCATTGAACCGAATGGCGCATTGGTCTATTTTGAAGGAGATTCTGAGATTAAAAATATTGTTGGAGGAATCTCAGGAGGAGTTCAAACTTTTGGATATGACACTCCTGAACATGAAGTGGCAGGAGGGAAGACCTCATTACTGGTTGACGGGAACAAAGTGGATTTAAATGTATTTGGAATTCACAATCTACAAAACATGAATGGGGCACGATTGGTTTTAAATCAATTGGATATTACGGATGAAATGTTCTATGAGGCCATCGCGAATTTTGGTGGTGCGGCTAAAAGATTAGAGACGATTGCCGAAAATGAAAATACGGTAATCTATAAAGATTTTGCACATTCACCTTCCAAATTAAAAGCGACTTCATCTGCGGTAAAAGCGCAATGGCCGGAAAGAGAATTGGTGGCCGTAATGGAATTACATACATTCAGTAGTTTTAATCCGGAGTTCCTAAAAGAATATAGAGGCTCGTTTGATACCCCAGATTATGCCGTGTTGTTTTATTTACCGGAAACGGCAAAACATAAAAAGCTGCCGGAATTAACCATTCCTCAGGTTAAGGAAGCTTTTGGTAAGGAGGATCTGATTATTATTAATACCACGGAAAAGCTTAAAGAATATTTAGAGGCCACGAACTGGAAGAATAAAAACCTACTATTTATGAGTTCTGGCAATTATGGAGGAATTCATGTTGATTCTTATGCTCAGGAATTGATTTAGAAAAAGTTTAAAGCAATAAAAAAGGCCTCGAATTTTCGAGGCCTTTTTTATTGCTTAATTTTTTAGTTCTTAGTGAACTACATTTTGATCTACGTTTAATGAAGCTGGTTGTTGTTCTGCTTTAAGCTTTGCCTCTTCAGGAAGAACTAAATCCATTTCTTCAATTAAGTTTTTCGCACCGGCATATTTATCCATGATGAATAATACGTAACGGATATCCACAACAATCGTTCTTTGAATGTTTGGTTCGAAATAAATGTCACCACTCATTGCTTCCCAGTTACCATCAAATGCGCAACCAATTAATTGCCCTTTTGCGTTGATTACCGGAGAACCGGAGTTACCACCTGTAATATCATTGTTAGTCAAGAAACACACTGGCATAGTACCATCCGGATTGGCATACTGACCATAGTTTTTGTCGTTGTATAAATCTACTAATTTTTGAGGAACAACAAACTCAGGATTTGAATTATCCTTTTTCTCCATCACACCTTTTAAAGTAGATTTAAAATCATAAGACACCGCATCATATGGCGCGTATGGTAATACTTGTCCATAAGTCAACCTCATAGTAGAGTTGGCGTTCGGAGCGTATTTTTTATTTGGATTCATTTCTCTCAATCCTTTTACAAATAGACGATTTCCTTTGTCTAAAAGATCGAAACTTTCTTTATACTCTCCACCCATGATTTCACGGTATTTTGCATATAAAGAACCCATTAATTTTCTTGCAGGATCTTTCTCTAAAGTTTTCAATTGCTTAGAGCTTACAAAGAACTCATTCATTTTTTCTTCAGAAGCGAAGATTGAATTTTCGAATAAACCTTCGGTCAATTTAGTAAAGTCTCCTTTGTTTTTCTTAACTAAGTCTAAGAAGTATTGAGGTTGTTGATCTTTTGGAAGATCGTTGTAGTACATTTCTAACATGGCAGCAGTAACTTCTTTATCTGTAGCCATATCGTAATCTTTAAAATGCTTAGCACTTCTACCTTTCAATCCTTGAATGAGTTTATCCACTTTCTTTGGATCAGGTTCGCCCATAGCTAAAGCTTTCTGAAGCCCATTTGCACGGTAAGAGAATAATAGAATCTCAGAACCTACAACAGCTTCGTAGAAATAAGTTGCTGATAAAACATAAGGTTTTTGTTTTTCGTAACCTTTTTCGATTAAAGATAAAGCTTCACCGTATTCTGCTTTTCTGCTATCCGAAGCATTTACCCAATCAGAATAAGACTTTTCAATTTCTTGTTTTTTCTCGAAAACATGGTTTTTCTTCAATTGTTTGGTTTGTCCAATGAAGTATTTCCAGTAGTTAGATACACGTGCATATTTAGAAGCATATTTAATTCTGGTTGCATCGCTTTGATCCATATGTTTTTTGTAGATATCTAATTTCTTATCACGAATTTTTACACGCGCAGGTTGATCTGTATCTACCGCTTGTTTTACTCCCCATGAAGTTAAGTATCTATCCGTACTTCCAGGATATCCCATGATCATAGCATAATCATTTGCTTTTACACCTTGTAATGAAATAGGTAAGCTATGCTTAGGCTTTAATGGAATATTGTTTTTAGAATAACCTGCAGGTTTTCCATCTTGACCAGTGTAAATTCTCAATACAGAGAAATCACCTGTGTGACGAGGCCACATCCAGTTATCTGTATCACCACCATATTTACCTACTGATGATGGAGGTGCACCTACCAAACGAACATCTTTATAAGTAGTGTAAACAAAAAGGTAGAATTCATTTCCTTCGTAGAAAGACTTTACATTAGCATCAAATTTACCTTCTTCTTTCGCTACATTTTCGATTGAATCTGCTAAGTGAGAAATTATTCCCTGACGCTCTTCTTCAGTCATTTTTTCGTTTAATTGACTGTTGATGATTTCAGAAACATCTTCCATTCTTTCTAAGAAAGAAGCAGTCATTCCTTGTGCTTGTAGCTCCTGATCTTTGCTATACGCCCAAAATCCATCAGTTAAGTAATCGTGCTCAGGAGAAGAGTTACTTTGAATCGCTCCAAATGCACAGTGGTGATTGGTTAACGTTAAACCTTCTTTAGAAATGATCTCAGCAGTACAACTTCCACCACTTAACATTACAATCGCATCTTTCAAACTACTGTGATTGATACTGTAAATTTCCTCAGCTGTTAACTTTAATCCTTCTTTTTGCATATCAGCATAATTCAATCTGCCGATAAACATAGGTAACCACATTCCTTCATCAGCTTTTACACCAAATGGCATGGCCATCAAGAATGCGAATACTATAATAATTCCTTTTTTCATTTTAATAGTTTTTATTCTGATTGCAAGGGTAACTAAAAAATGTCGATTATTTGATGATTTTTATGTGTATGGAAGAGAGATTTGATGAAGGGCAATAAATAAAAATGTATTGCACTGGGTGTTCTGCACAATATTATTCATCTTTACCCTTGATATAATTTTATTTAAGAAAATTAGTCTATGAAAGATTTGAGAAGAGCCAGGTGGATGTTGTGGCTGTTTAGCATTTTCAAGATTCCGTTAATAGGTTTTGTAAGACCCAGATTAATTGAGTTGTCTGATGAAAGTATGGTGATCAAAATCCCTTTAAGAAGGAGAACCCGAAATCACCTGGACTCGATGTATTTTGGGGCTTTAGCTATCGGTGCGGATTTGGCTGGTGCATTTCAGGCATTTTATGTAGCGGATAAGCGGAAAACGAAAATGTCAATTGTGTTTAAAAACTTCCATGCTGAATTCTTAAAGAGACCTGAAAGTGATGTCTATTTTGTATCTGAAGCAGGAAAGCAAATTGAACAAATGATTAATGAAACCCTAAAAAATAAAGAACGTGTAACGGAACCCATCAAGATTCAGGCGATCATCAACTACGGAAAGAATCAGGAGGTAGTGGCGGAATTTGATTTAGGATTATCGGTTAAGGCCAAATAGCATATGAATAGAGCAACTGGGATTTCAAAATTGGCCGATGCTGATCACATTTGGGATGTGGTGATTATTGGCGGAGGTGCTTCGGGTTTAGGTGCTGCTGTAGACGCAGCTTGTAGAGGTTATTCTACACTTTTATTAGAACAATACGATTTTGCCAAAGGGACTTCTTCGCGAAGTACCAAGTTGGTACATGGAGGAGTAAGGTATTTGGCGCAGGGAGATATTTCATTGGTGTTGGAAGCATTACGTGAAAGAGGATTGCTGAAAAACAATGCGCCTCATTTATTTGAAAACAGAGAGTTCATTATCCCGAATTACAGATGGTGGGGAGGTACATTTTATACATTGGGTCTGAAGATGTATGATAAAATGGCTGGTGATCTTGGATTAGGGCCGTCTACGCATATTTCTAAAGAGGAGGTGATGGATTACATTCCCAATTTGATTGAAGAGGATTTATATGGTGGGGTGATCTATCATGACGGACAATTTGATGATTCCAGATTAGCTGTAAATCTGGCACAGACCGTTCATGATTTAGGCGGAACGGTTATTAATTATTGTCGGGTGTCCGGTTTAATAAAGTCTGATGAAGGACTCATGGAAGGAGTGACGGCAATAGATGGAGAAACTGGAAAAGAGTATCAGATTAAGGCCAAATCAGTAGTCAATGCCACTGGTGTTTTTGTCGATGAAATCTTAACAATGGATGATGAAGATCATCAACCAATGGTCATGCCCAGTCAGGGAGTACATTTAGTGATCGAGCGTGATTTTTTACTTAATGATTATGCGATAATGATTCCTAAAACATCAGATGGACGTGTTTTGTTTGCGGTACCCTGGCATGATAAAGTGATTCTGGGAACCACGGATATTCCAAAGTCTGAGCCTCAAATTGAACCGATGGCTACGGAAGAAGAGGTGGATTTTATTTTAGGGATGGCCAAACACTTTTTGGTACGTCATCCCAAAAGAGAAGATGTGTTGAGCGTTTTTGCCGGACTTAGACCATTGGCGGCAGTACCTTCAAATGATGGAGAAGAAACCGAAACCAAGGAGATTTCAAGAAACCATAAAGTGCTGGTTTCATTATCAGGACTGATTACAGTTATTGGAGGAAAGTGGACCACTTACCGTCAAATGGGAGAAGATGTGATCAATAAAGTGGGATTAATATTAGGAGGTACCAAACGAATGAGTACGACTGAGAATTTAACGATTCATGGTGCTGCATACGGTTTGGATTTTGATGTCCATTGGCATATTTACGGTTCGGATTTACCCTATATTCAGGAATTGATCCAAAAGCAACCTGAACTATCAGAACCCATTCATTCAGATTTACCTTATACCAAAGCCGAGGTCATTTGGTCTGTGAGAAATGAAATGGCACGTACGGTGGAAGATATTTTAGCAAGAAGAACCCGCGCATTGTTTTTAAATGCTAAAGCCAGTATTCATATGGCTCCAATTGTGGCCAAATTAATGGCTGACGAGTTGAATTATGATGAACAATGGGAATTAGAACAAGTCAAGGAGTTTACCCAATTGGCTCAGAATTACATTTTAGAAAAGTAAGTTTTACCACTTCATCTTTTTCATCAAATACGAGAGGCTAAATAATCCTGCGAAGCCAATTAAAGTCCAGATACCTGCAGAAGTGTATTGACCGAAAATCCATTTTCCTACCGCAAACAAAAAGGAATAGGTCATCGTGACAGCGCTGAACCATAATCCGAATAGCATTTTCAAATTGGAGGGAGGAGCCTCTTGTCCAGCTTGTTGATATACGGGAGTCCACCAACCATCTGGTTGAATTTGATCAATAAATTGGATCAGTTTTTCAGATGCAACAGGAGGTGTACTCATCGTGGCAATAATCCATGAAATCGTGGTAAACAATACCGTAAAGTAAAAAGTACCTTTATGCGTTACAAATTCAGGTCCCATGGCTGGCGTCAATATCCAATGTCCAATAGCAAATCCAATGAATGGGGCAATCATACCCACAATTTCACTCCAGGCATTAATTCGCCACCAATACCATCGGATAATGAGTACAGCTCCTAAACCTGCACCAGCTTCCATAATAAATTCCCATACCCCGGATATACTATTGATTTGAGTAGTGACAATAATTCCTATGATCATTAAGAACACCGTAGCCAAACGGGATATGGTGATAATCTGTTTGTTGTCTATTTCCTTTTTAGAAAAGAAAGGAAGGTATAAATCGTTTACAATAAAACTGGCTCCCATGTTCAGTTGTGTGGAGATGGTGCTTAAATAAGCGGCAAGGAAAGCCACCAATAAAAGTCCTTTTAATCCATTTGGTAAGAAGTCCTGCATGGCATACACATAACCCAGTCTCTGATTATATGCATAGTTGATGGCCCGTTCGATTTCCGGAGTGGTATTTTGAAATGTTTGTAATACTTCTTGAAGAGTTGCTCCCGATTCTTTCATTTTGTAAATCTGTGCCGAGATTTCCTGATCTGAAATAGCATATTCCGGAGCATAAAGTGATATGGCCGCCAACGCTACAATAATCCATGGCCAGGGACGTAAAACATAATGCGCTACTTGAAAGAAGAGCGTAGCTTTCAATGAATCTTTTTCGGTTTTAACGGCCATCATTCTTTGGGCGATGTATCCACCCCCACCAGGTTCTGATCCCGGATACCAACTAGCCCACCATTGTACACCTACAAATGCCAGAAAAGCGCCAATACTTAAGGAAAATACATGCACATTATTGGAGACACTTTCATTTAAAGAAGGGAAAAAATCAAAGTAAAATTCAGGCAATTTTTCTGTGAGTGTTTGCATTCCGCCAACTTCAGAGGCGTTTAATACTAGAACACTTAATATTAAGGTTCCGGTCATGGCGATAATAAACTGGACAGTATCCGTAATGGCAACTCCTAATAATCCTGAAAGCGAAGAATAAGTGACTGCAATAGCCATTGCACCAAAGGTGTAATAAAACACCTGACCTTCCGGAATATTAAAGAATGTAACCAGTAAGGTGTTTAAAGCGAGATTTACCCACGCAATCACCATACTATTCATAAATATACCCAGATATACGGATTTAAAACCACGTAGTATTTTGGCTTCCTTACCGCTATATCTGATATCAATAAGTTCTAATTCGGTTAGGATATTGGCACGTCTCCAATAACGTGCAAAGAAGAATGTGGTTAACATTCCTCCAGCCAAAAAACTCCACCAAAGCCAGTTTTTGGAAATCCCGCCTTGCGCTACCAGTTCAGAAACAGCCAATGGCGTATCGGCAGCAAATGTGGTGGCCACCATACTGATCCCTGCAATATACCAGGGTAGATTTCGGCCGCCCAAAAAGAAATTGGCCAAACTCCCTTCGGCTTTACCTTTTAGCCGAATACCAATGACAAGTGAAAGGATTAAAAATCCTACAATGATGATCCAGTCTAAAGAAGATAATTCCATAAAAAATAGCTTTATACAAGAATAGTTTATTTCAAATGGAGAATAGAGTGGTGTGGATCAATTTATATTCAGCCTGAATTGTTAATTCAAGATGGACTTAAAAAACTAACTTTGCGGTGCAAATCGGCTTATCGCGGTTTCATTTAATGAAAGTGAGGAAAGTCCGGACATCACAGAGTAGCCTGCTTC
This genomic interval from bacterium SCSIO 12643 contains the following:
- the egtB gene encoding ergothioneine biosynthesis protein EgtB; this encodes MKNALIERFMNIRLHTVEICQPLQVEDYVAQPIEDVSPPKWHLAHTTWFFETFVLNTVEEYDLFDEQYSFLFNSYYNNIGKRVSRNKRGDITRPGVDEIMEYRSHVNDQMVLFIDNMTPDKFEYWRPIIELGLQHEQQHQELLWTDLKYILGVSPIFPVYASVNPIDNEIEKDDMEFISISEGVYEIGHKSDDFCFDNELGVHKVFLHDFEISDRLVTNAEYLEFIEAGGYEDFNLWHDEGWKWLQENEIDSPLYWRHINGGWFEFTLTGLEEIDPKRAVTHISYYEAWAYAHWKGMRLPTEFEWEIASQKMEWGHRWEWTNSAYLAYPNYKKAEGAIGEYNGKFMINQMVLRGASVATSPNHSRYTYRNFWHAEGQSQFTGIRLAK
- a CDS encoding peptidoglycan synthetase, whose translation is MRIHFIAIGGSAMHNLALAMHDKGYHVTGSDDEVFEPSKGRLKQAGILPEAFGWYPEKITEDIDAVILGMHARADNPELLKAQELGLSVYSYPEFIYNQSVDKKRVVIAGSHGKTTITSMILHVLNYYNLDFDYMVGAQLEGFDRMVKLTKQAPIIILEGDEYLSSPIDRRPKFIWYKPQIALISGIAWDHINVFPTFENYVSQFSDFVKTIEPNGALVYFEGDSEIKNIVGGISGGVQTFGYDTPEHEVAGGKTSLLVDGNKVDLNVFGIHNLQNMNGARLVLNQLDITDEMFYEAIANFGGAAKRLETIAENENTVIYKDFAHSPSKLKATSSAVKAQWPERELVAVMELHTFSSFNPEFLKEYRGSFDTPDYAVLFYLPETAKHKKLPELTIPQVKEAFGKEDLIIINTTEKLKEYLEATNWKNKNLLFMSSGNYGGIHVDSYAQELI
- a CDS encoding S46 family peptidase, producing the protein MKKGIIIVFAFLMAMPFGVKADEGMWLPMFIGRLNYADMQKEGLKLTAEEIYSINHSSLKDAIVMLSGGSCTAEIISKEGLTLTNHHCAFGAIQSNSSPEHDYLTDGFWAYSKDQELQAQGMTASFLERMEDVSEIINSQLNEKMTEEERQGIISHLADSIENVAKEEGKFDANVKSFYEGNEFYLFVYTTYKDVRLVGAPPSSVGKYGGDTDNWMWPRHTGDFSVLRIYTGQDGKPAGYSKNNIPLKPKHSLPISLQGVKANDYAMIMGYPGSTDRYLTSWGVKQAVDTDQPARVKIRDKKLDIYKKHMDQSDATRIKYASKYARVSNYWKYFIGQTKQLKKNHVFEKKQEIEKSYSDWVNASDSRKAEYGEALSLIEKGYEKQKPYVLSATYFYEAVVGSEILLFSYRANGLQKALAMGEPDPKKVDKLIQGLKGRSAKHFKDYDMATDKEVTAAMLEMYYNDLPKDQQPQYFLDLVKKNKGDFTKLTEGLFENSIFASEEKMNEFFVSSKQLKTLEKDPARKLMGSLYAKYREIMGGEYKESFDLLDKGNRLFVKGLREMNPNKKYAPNANSTMRLTYGQVLPYAPYDAVSYDFKSTLKGVMEKKDNSNPEFVVPQKLVDLYNDKNYGQYANPDGTMPVCFLTNNDITGGNSGSPVINAKGQLIGCAFDGNWEAMSGDIYFEPNIQRTIVVDIRYVLFIMDKYAGAKNLIEEMDLVLPEEAKLKAEQQPASLNVDQNVVH
- a CDS encoding DUF4442 domain-containing protein; translation: MKDLRRARWMLWLFSIFKIPLIGFVRPRLIELSDESMVIKIPLRRRTRNHLDSMYFGALAIGADLAGAFQAFYVADKRKTKMSIVFKNFHAEFLKRPESDVYFVSEAGKQIEQMINETLKNKERVTEPIKIQAIINYGKNQEVVAEFDLGLSVKAK
- a CDS encoding glycerol-3-phosphate dehydrogenase/oxidase, whose translation is MNRATGISKLADADHIWDVVIIGGGASGLGAAVDAACRGYSTLLLEQYDFAKGTSSRSTKLVHGGVRYLAQGDISLVLEALRERGLLKNNAPHLFENREFIIPNYRWWGGTFYTLGLKMYDKMAGDLGLGPSTHISKEEVMDYIPNLIEEDLYGGVIYHDGQFDDSRLAVNLAQTVHDLGGTVINYCRVSGLIKSDEGLMEGVTAIDGETGKEYQIKAKSVVNATGVFVDEILTMDDEDHQPMVMPSQGVHLVIERDFLLNDYAIMIPKTSDGRVLFAVPWHDKVILGTTDIPKSEPQIEPMATEEEVDFILGMAKHFLVRHPKREDVLSVFAGLRPLAAVPSNDGEETETKEISRNHKVLVSLSGLITVIGGKWTTYRQMGEDVINKVGLILGGTKRMSTTENLTIHGAAYGLDFDVHWHIYGSDLPYIQELIQKQPELSEPIHSDLPYTKAEVIWSVRNEMARTVEDILARRTRALFLNAKASIHMAPIVAKLMADELNYDEQWELEQVKEFTQLAQNYILEK
- a CDS encoding Na+:solute symporter, translating into MELSSLDWIIIVGFLILSLVIGIRLKGKAEGSLANFFLGGRNLPWYIAGISMVATTFAADTPLAVSELVAQGGISKNWLWWSFLAGGMLTTFFFARYWRRANILTELELIDIRYSGKEAKILRGFKSVYLGIFMNSMVIAWVNLALNTLLVTFFNIPEGQVFYYTFGAMAIAVTYSSLSGLLGVAITDTVQFIIAMTGTLILSVLVLNASEVGGMQTLTEKLPEFYFDFFPSLNESVSNNVHVFSLSIGAFLAFVGVQWWASWYPGSEPGGGGYIAQRMMAVKTEKDSLKATLFFQVAHYVLRPWPWIIVALAAISLYAPEYAISDQEISAQIYKMKESGATLQEVLQTFQNTTPEIERAINYAYNQRLGYVYAMQDFLPNGLKGLLLVAFLAAYLSTISTQLNMGASFIVNDLYLPFFSKKEIDNKQIITISRLATVFLMIIGIIVTTQINSISGVWEFIMEAGAGLGAVLIIRWYWWRINAWSEIVGMIAPFIGFAIGHWILTPAMGPEFVTHKGTFYFTVLFTTISWIIATMSTPPVASEKLIQFIDQIQPDGWWTPVYQQAGQEAPPSNLKMLFGLWFSAVTMTYSFLFAVGKWIFGQYTSAGIWTLIGFAGLFSLSYLMKKMKW